CTGCTATTGGTATAATTCGATCAGGCCGGCTTCAAGTGTATCTAGTTAAAGTAAACAAATCGACCCTAACTGGAACTACTTCGAAGAAAATACTCCTTAGTTAGCGTCTCAAACAAGAGAAACTTGAATCCGTAACttgaaaatttaaagtaaaagaaaaaaaaaaaagatacaaaGTTCCCTCGGTATCAATGTAAGCAACTTTCCCATTCCCTCCTCTCATGTTTGCAGGAAGCTGCAAATcaatataaaaatctaatttaaaaatgTCCAATGTATATGATATATTTACTTAGACTGCGAGATGAGTGTCTCAGTAAATATGTTTGACTATTAATgttgaatacaaatattttaagaaaatatggTGTAGACGTAGATGACAAATATTGTCAGCTCCTTTAACAAAATCAATACCATTTCTTGGTGCATAATGTTCTTGCAACATAAACTATACTGTAAGCCAGCACTAATTAGCAGTATTCAATTACGGCATCCTGAAGAAATATACTATAAGTATAGAGTTCCCATTGCAACAGTTAATCTGAACAAATCAAATCTCCTCCAAAACCAATCCAAATAACATTAGGAGTTTTGAGTCAATTAAACAAAGTCAGCGCTATTCTCTATTTTTCTCTTCCATCCCTAATTTCTAAAAAAGATCTTGCATTAATCATGGACTACAAAGGTGAGAAAGCAACCTGTGTAGAAACGCAGAGTGTATGTGCCAGCTGTGTTTTTCCAGACCTGAATCAACATTGTAGATTAGTAGACAATTTAATCAAAGCCTCAGGGTACTAGAAATGGACAAGCTGCAAATATTTCAACTGGCAAATCATGGTATACCATTTAATATCCAGATATAGGAAACTGGAGAACTATAAGCTGTTGTTCTTAGTTCTTACCTAAATTCTCCAAAAGCTTCCGTGATAGCCGATGTTTCTATGCCACCTTTTAAAGTTTAGGCATAATTAAATGACTTCTATGAGTGCAGTATATTTAGCAGCAATGGAGCATCCCCCCAGAGCAGAAGTACTTACCTCCTAAGAGTTCATCTAGGGCTTGGCTTCCAGTTGTAATGCGAATAACAGATTTTCTCTACAAAGCCACAAATGTGTAATACCCGATAGCATTCAGTTTTATCCTAAACGGAAATTAAAGCGTGAAAGGAGGAAAAGAAATAAAGCGTTAAATTTGAACTTACTCTTAGCAAAGCATCGCTTCCAGTGATATATCCTAAGTTCTGAAGAAACAAGAcgtgaaaaacaaaaattgaaacagaaaatcgaaaaaaataaaaaaaaggattaaatccatgaGATGAATTCAACTAACCACTATCTTCTCAGCTGCTTCACAGATCTTGTCAACCTTAGCTTCAGATAAACCTTTGATTCCGGTCAAGTTCTGCATTATACACGAAGatgataataaattttttaaagaaaattcccGCCATATGCAATTAATTTGAATCGAATTACCTTCTTAGTGTGCATCATCAACCCGTTACAGGTGTAGATCCCTGCATCTTGAAGCTTCTTCACGTCTCCGGTATTGAtactgttaacattaatgggagacaacattaatggcaaacaatacaaagtggtgcaagtttagcaccctaaagttgactttgaaaaagtggcatgggataatttttttttggtccttgagataatgggctatttattgtttggtccttgaacctcaactataaataggccttctcatttctcatttcaattcatcccaaccaatctttctctcttagttttctctcttctcccatttgagaattcttaaggaattctatttgtttgtaatattttggagatagtaaagttatcatctggtgttagtgcccgaggacgtaggtataatttaccgaacctcgttaaaactcttatgttctttttgtcctatttttctttcaatatttgagggtataatagtagtatttaattgtgctattaaattactatagaagggatattctgactaaggaaagacttggtatttaagagatccatgtgatccacctctcttccctgggaattgaactttgtgtgattttttagtacaataatttacacgcttccgaccctattggaacaacaagtggtatcaagagccgaaggttaatcgtagtatgctctgtggttgcagtttaaactgatcttccacatcagaaaagatttccttaggtatattgaaagattatggagaaaacggtcggtgtaggagcttcaacatcgtccatgtggacaagaccgacaattgcaaatgcaagattggccgtggagatctttgatggcacgggccattttggtatatggcaaagtgaggttctagatgccctttttcagcagggtctagacattgccattgatgaagagaaaccagatgatgtacaagagaaagattggaaggcgatcaatcggttggcatgtggcacaattcgatcatgcctttctcgagagcagaggtatgctttttcaaagaagacttctgcaaataagttgtgggtggcacttgaagaaaaatttttgaagaaaaacagtcaaaataagctccacttgaagaaaagactgtttcgtttcacttacgtcccaagtaccacaatgaatgattacatcaccaaatttaatcagttagtcactgatttgctgaatatggatgagacattcaaagatgaagatttggctttgatgctgttggggtcacttcctgaggagtttgagttcctagaaactactctacttcatggcaggagtgatatatctctgagcgaagtctgtgcggccttatacagttatgaacagagaaagaaggacaaacagaaaaactcaatcagagatacagaagctttagtagtccgaggtcgttcatacactcggaagaaaactcaaaaggggagatcaaagtcaaagtccagactcgggaaagatgaatgtgctttttgtcatgagaaaggccattggaagaaaaattgtccaaagctgaagaataagggaaaagctgctgtagatgcttgtgttgctaagcatgatactagtgactctgaactatcactggttgcatcatcatcgtcgttccattcagatgagtggatattggattcgggttgtacctatcatatgtcccctaaccgggagtggttctctgatttagtagaactaaatggaggagttgtttatatgggcaatgacaatgcctgtaaaactgttgggataggttcaatccaattaaagaatcaagatggatcaaccagagttctgactgatgttcggtacgtgcccagtttgaagaaaaatctcatctcattgggagccttggaatccaatggttcagttgttactatgagagatgggattttgaaagtgacatctggcgcacttgtgatattgaagggcatcaggaaaaataacttgtattactaccaaggtagtacagttattggagcagtcgctacagcttccggcaacaaagaattggactcaatacagttgtggcatatgaagttgggatatgccagcgaaaaatccttgcaaattctggcaaagcaaggattgttgaaaggtgcaaaggcttgcaaattaaaattttgcaagcattgtgttctgggaaagcaaaagagagtgaaattcggtactgctatccataatacaaaaggtattttggaatatgttcactcagatgtgtgggggccttccaagacaccttcattgggaggaaaacactactttgttacttttgttgatgacttttccagaagagtttgggtgtataccatgagaactaaggatgaagtgcttagagtttttcttaaatggaaaactatgatcgaaaaccagactggcaagaaaatcaagcggcttaggacgggcaatggaggggaatataaaagtgatccgttcttcgatgtgtgccaagagtatggtattgttcgacacttcacagttagggatacaccataacagaatggagtggcagagtgtatgaatcgaacattgctggagaaagttcgatgtatgttgtccaatgctgggttgggcaagtaattttgggctgaggctgtgacatacgttggccatcttgttaatcatttgccatcatctgcattagaaagaaaaactcctatggaggtatggtctggaaaaccggctacagattatgattccttacatgtgtttggaaccactgcatattaccatgtgaaggagtcaaagttagatccgagggcaaagaaagctctctttatgggaatcacttctggagtgaagggatttcgtctttggtgcttaaacacaaagaaaatgatctgtagcagagatgttacctttgatgaatctgccacattgaaaaaggtagcagataaagatattcagacgagcaatactccacagcaggtggagtgtactccaaaacaggtggagtttgagcagatggggatttgcccagttaataagtctaattctccagccacaatggaggaattagaggttaaagaggttctgacccaagaaccactaagtacaccagaactagttgcagttgcaaggccacggagagaaattcgtaaacctgctcgatttactgatatggtggcctacgcccttcccgttgttgatgatattcctatcacttatcaagaagcaatgcaaagcttagaaagtgataaatggaaaagcgccatggatgaagaaatgcagtctctccggaagaacaatacttgggagtttgcgcaattaccgaaaggtaaaagggcaatcggatgcaagtgggtattcgcaaagaaagatggatctcctagcaagaaggatattcgctacaaggcaagattggtagctaaaggctacgctcagaaggaggggattgactacaatgatatATTTTCCCCtattgtgaagcattcctccattagaattttgttggccttggtagcacagttgaatttggagctagctcaacttgatgttaagacggctttcttgcatggtgagttagaagaggagatctatatgactcagcccgaaggatacatagatgctggtggtagaaattgggtttgtaagcttaacaaatcgctatatggattgaagcaatccccgaggcagtggtacaagcgatttgatagctttatgagaaggcagaagtacacaagaagcaaatatgacatttgtgtatatttgcagaagctgcatgatggatctttcatttatctactcttgtatgttgatgatatgttaatcgcttcgaagagccaaaatgagatagataagctgaaggctcagttgaatcaagaatTCGAGAtaaaagatctaggtgaggccaagaagattctcggcatggagataagtagagatagacagagaggcaagctttgtttgaatcagaagcaatatctgaaaaaggtattacaatgttttggtgtaaatgaaaatacaaaacatgtaagtaccccacttgcttctcatttgaaacttagtgctcaattatctccgaaactgaagaagaaagagaatatatggcgaaagtcccatatgctaatgtagttgggagtttgatgtatgcgatggtgtgtacgaggcctgacatttcacaagctgttggagttgtgagcaggtatatgcatgatcctggaaaaggacattggcaagctgtgaaatggattctacggtatcttcgaaaaaccgtagatgttggtttaatttttgaacaggatgaagcacttagtcagtttgtagttggatatgttgattccgactttactggtgatttagataaacgtcgttgaactacggggtatctgtttactcttgcgaaagccccagtgagttggaagtctaccttacagtctacagtagctgtgtctactacagaggcagaatatatggcagttacagaagctgttaaggaggctatttggcttaatggattgttgaaagacttaggagttgttcaaagtcacataagtttatattgtgacagtcagagcgctattcatttagcgaaaaatcaagtctatcattcaagaaccaagcatatcgacgtaagatatcactttgtgtgggaagtctttgaaaaaggaaaaattctacttcagaagattccgacagcagataatcccgcagatatgatgaccaaggtggtaacaacaatcaagtttaatcattgtttgaacttgattaacatcctaagaatttgagcaccttcaggtgtatggcgctcgagagggcatttgtaggcactacaaaagatagctttatcgaatttggggagttgaaggaagtgtgtgaagatgtgattatcctaatcaaatcttcaaggtggagattgttaacattaatggaagacaacattaatggcaaacaatacaaagtggtgcaagtttagcaccctaaagttgactttgaaaaagtggcatgggataatttttttttggtccttgagataatgggctatttattgtttggtccttgaacctcaactataaataggccttctcatttctcatttcaattcatcccaaccaatctttctctcttagttttctctcttctcccatttgagaattcttaaggaattctatttgtttgtaatattttggagatagtaaagttatcatctggtgttagtgcccgaggacgtaggtataatttaccgaacctcgttaaaactcttatgttctttttgtcctatttttctttcaatatttgagggtataatagtagtatttaattgtgctattaaattactatagaagggatattctgactaaggaaagacttggtatttaagagatccatgtgatccacctctcttccctgggaattgaactttgtatgattttttagtacaataatttacacgcttccgaccctattggaacaacagatACCTGCAGATATCACTGCAGGAAAAAAAAATGTTGCAGTTCAAAttaaatatgctgaaaattaataaataaatgtttaaatgATCCTTGTTTAAATAACGAAATCTATGACACAACAAAGAGAAATGTTCAaattaatttatatcatatatgtaACTTCAACAACGATTTTGCCAGCGATATCAATGAAAGCTTATATTCTAAGACCAAGTTGAGACAGAGAATAACGGAAAGCAGTTCTGAATCTGAACCGCAAGGCAAGAAAATAGAACTTCGAGAGTAATCTAGCAAATAAAGCTAATTCACTTAAAATATGTTAACAACTAAAACATCTCACAAATAACAACTACGTGCTCATTCAAATCCCAAACATACGATCAAAATGAAGATTAAGAAAGCCAGCAAGCTGATACGAGAACATGAAATCGTAAATAGCAGAAATGATTCAGAAATCTTCAAAACGAATTCAGACTGAATGTATGAATAATCAGAAGAAAAAGACTAGCGCGCAAAAGCTTAAAATCACAAatcttaaaaacaaaaacaataaagGATCAAAATAGTTTACATTTGTCGATGGATTCAAACAAATcctcttcatcgtcaatatcttCTCGCTCCACCAGCTGTAACTGGCTCGCTTCTACAGCTCTGATTTTCATGCAAATTCTCGTTTACAATTCAATTTTCAAACAAGAAAAGAGAAACGAAGAACAAGAATATCTAAAGGAAATCATGAACTCACTTTAGAGTAGCAATCATCTCCGTTGCAGTAAAAATTATCTGTTTGTTTTCGGAGAAAGAGAGggagattttgatttgaaattggCAGTGAATTAAAGAAACTTAGGAAGATTTCAGATATTTATAAGCGCGGGAATCGGGAGCAAGAAGTTTGTGGAATTTCGCTTGAAACGACGCTTGAAATCCTCGTTTTGGACGTTGTTAGTTACCCGTCGCTTCCCGCTTTGTTTCAAAGTTCGTATCCGGTTATGATTTATACGATGAAGACATTAACCCACAATTACGTTGCCATGTCAGCACACTAAATGGGGTCCACATATTTGGCCGCAAATGCTGAATGGgtatttttttctttgtaattgaATTTTAAGAAGGGTTATATACCATTTGGTACATATATTTggtttcaatgttcaatttggtacttgaatattttttgtttcaatttagtacctaagtttagcttcaatattcaatttgatatccAAACTAAACAACATCATGTGATccaataaatatttgacttgaGGGATGTGCTCAGCGCCAAGGAACATGTACTAAGGTGTATGTGTGACTTGTTCAGATCATAGGTAGAGAAAAAAGAAACAACTTTTTCAGTATCAACCATCCATGCCAGTGAATAGAATGGGGTTTGTTCATTCACTATCTAAAAAAGACAGATTTAACATATCCTTCTATTGTGTATGAAATTTATGGTTTTCATTTGCGCCAAATCCAATCTTGGAATTTACGATTGTACTCTAAACTCAGGTGCTAAATTCAACATTCAAGCCAAATCTAGGTACCGAATAGTATGTTATTtaggaaatatatatttttaattgggttAATTCAACAAATGTCTCCAAActatgactcatattttaaattgatcttcAAATTTCAAATCCTTATTTTTGAGTCCATAAGGTATTAATATTGTTGTATCAATTAGGTTCTTCCATTAGCCTTGCCATCGGCTTAGGCCTTTAATGCCAAATCGAATATGACAttgaacatatttaaaacatgtgataaaaatttaaacacGGATACACTATTACATGGATAACTTGAATTGGcctagtttaaaaaataaatagtcCTCCTAATTTAATGATATTGCCTATTTTGTAACATGTTAGTAACAAGTTATTCATACAGAAGGtatcaatttatttaaaatttaatcatatgtTTTTATGTATATTTCACCCTATATCCAAGTTAGAATTCAATGCTCAAAATGATAACTATGCTAACAAAAGGATTTGAAAGATAAGATATTAATACTTTGAATAGTCAATTAATACGTTTTAAAGTTAAGGAATTCATTTATAACTAACTCGTATGGAAATGGGTTAAAATACACTCCCAAGTCCCTATATTCTTTGtacttttagaatttaatatctttacttttattttaaggaatttagTAGATCTACTTTTCGAATTAAAATTcttatgttaaatttaaattcattacaacgtcatttttaTTATTGCAAAGCTATCAAGTGagtatttcaaaatatcatactaacatatttaataataaaattttaatggtgttaacaatttagacataaattttaaaatttaaagaataaag
This window of the Gossypium hirsutum isolate 1008001.06 chromosome A09, Gossypium_hirsutum_v2.1, whole genome shotgun sequence genome carries:
- the LOC107928479 gene encoding meiotic recombination protein DMC1 homolog, which produces MIATLKAVEASQLQLVEREDIDDEEDLFESIDKYSELLSVILCLNLVLEYKLSLISLAKSLLNINTGDVKKLQDAGIYTCNGLMMHTKKNLTGIKGLSEAKVDKICEAAEKIVNLGYITGSDALLRRKSVIRITTGSQALDELLGGGIETSAITEAFGEFRSGKTQLAHTLCVSTQLPANMRGGNGKVAYIDTEGTFRPDRIIPIAERFGMDPAAVLDNIVYARAYTYEHQYNLLLGLAAKMSREQFRLLIVDSVIALFRVDFTGRGELAERQQKLAQMLSRLTKIAEEFNVAVYMTNQVIADPGGGVFISDPKKSARGHVLAHAATIRLMFRKGKGEQRVCKVFDAPNLPEAEAISFYLNFSITPRGIADAKD